The sequence TAGCAATTATGGAAAGGACGAATTTTCTTAGGTTCGGATAGTCTTAAAGAAGCACGTTTTGTCTTTTCACGTTCAATTTTTAGTTGAGTTTTCAATTGACGATTCTTCCAGAAACCACGAATGCAAATAGCTGCAGGAATTGCCATCCAAGCTACAGTTGCAGGAATTATCCATGGATCTTTACGAATGATTTCTAGTTCTTTTTCGTTGTACTTTTGCATTTCTTGATAAATTTCCTCTGACGTTGGCATAATTATCATCCTTTTTTATCTAAATCATACTCCGAATAGAAAACGCTGTCATTATAATCGACTAATTTGTTACAATGTTTATTGGAATTTAACTTCCAGAAGTGATTTTGATACCAATGATACTAATTAGTAATAAGGCTACGAAGACCCAAGTTAATGGAGATAGTTTATCGCCAAAGATTATTACTCCAGCAATAATCGAACCAACGGCTCCAATTCCGGTCCAAATAGGATAGGCCAAACTCATCGGCATTCTCTTAATAGCGATTGACAAGAAGAACATACTCAAAGCCAAGCCGATAATTGTGTAAATGGTAAAGCTGATTTTAGTAAAACCGTGACTCAATTTCATCGTGGTTGCCCAAACGACCTCAAAAAGTCCGGCGATAATTAAATAGATCCAATGCATAATATTTCTCCAAAAAAATAAGTATCCCTAATAATTCCTTCTTTGGCCTAACGGAATTATTAAGAATACTTGATTAAGTGACACCCGGCGGTGTTTATTAACTTCAAGGAAATATTTTAGCAAATAGAAAAAAGGTTGGCAAGTATGATTCGTAAAATGAAAGATGCAGAATTGGAAAAAGTCAGTCAGATTTGGCTTGATAGTAATTTGGAAGCACATGATTTTATTGGTAAGGATTTCTGGTTTGATAATTATTCAGTGGTTAAAAAACAATTCAAAACAGCTGAAATTTATGTCTATGCTGAACAGGAAGTTAGAGGTTTTGTTGGTTTACAAGAGAATTATATTGCTGGAATTTTTGTCGATAAAAAATATCGCAATCAAGGTATCGGAAAAAGATTGTTAGATTTTTTAAAGAAAAATCATCAACAATTGTCGTTAGATGTTTATGACAAAAATATTCTTGCCAAACAATTTTATGAAAGAAATGGTTTTGAGTTTTCTATCCATTCAGTCGAAGAGAAAACTGGTGAAAAAGAATCATGGTTAGTTTGGAAAAAATGATTTATAGTTAATTTATTTTTAATTTAAAGTCAATTATTTTAATATTGAGCTATAATGAACAGTAGTTTAATTAACTAAAAAAGGTGGTATTTTATATGGCAGATGTCGAAACTTATATTAAAGATTTGAAAGATTCTATTATTAAAAGAGACCCTAATCAACCAGAATTTCAAGAAGCAGCCTTTACTGTTTTAGATACATTAAAACCAGTTTTGGAAAAGCATCCTGAATACGTTAAGAACAATATTTTGGGTTCCTTAGTTGAGCCAGAACGTGCAATTCAATTTAGAGTTCCTTGGCAAGATGATGAAGGTAATTTCCATATTAATCGTGGCTTTCGTGTTCAATTCAATTCTGCCATCGGACCTTACAAAGGTGGTTTGAGATTACATCCTAGTGTAAACTTGAGTATCGTTAAATTCTTAGGTTTTGAACAAATCTTAAAGAACAGTCTAACTGGACTACCAATTGGTGGTGGCAAAGGTGGTTCTGATTTTAATCCTAAGGGTAAGTCAGATTCAGAAATTATGCGTTTTTGCCAAAGCTTTATGACTGAATTGCAAAAATTCATCGGACCAGATTTGGATGTTCCTGCCGGCGATATCGGTGTCGGTGGTCGTGAAATAGGTTACTTATTTGGCCAATACAAGCGTTTGAATGGCTTCCAAGGTGGAATTTTAACTGGTAAAGGATTGCAATATGGTGGTTCACTAGCTAGAACTGAAGCCACTGGATTTGGATTGATTTACTTCTTGAACGCTTTGATCAAAGACCAAAAGGATACTTTGAAGGGTAAGACAGTGAAAATTTCTGGTGCCGGAAATGTTGCTATCTATGCTTTACAAAAAGCTCAAGAAAATGGTGCCAAAGTAGTAACTGTTTCTGATTCAAATGGTTATGTTTATGATCCAAATGGGATTGACCTTGCTACTGTTAAACAAATCAAGGAAGTTGAACGTGGACGTATTAAAGAATATGCCGACAAAATTTCAACTGCTGAGTATCATGAAGGTTCCGTTTGGGATTTGGATATTAATTACGACATTGCTTTACCATGTGCCACTCAAAATGAAATCAACGAAGACCAAGCCAAATTGATGGTCAAAGATGGTGCCAAATATATTGCTGAAGGTGCTAATATGCCAAGTAATACTGATGCCATTGCCGTCTACAAACAAAATGATATCATCTATGGACCTGCTAAAGCTGCCAATGCCGGTGGTGTTGCCGTTTCAGCCTTAGAAATGAGCCAAAACAGTGAACGCTTGTCTTGGACATTCGATGATGTTGACAAACAATTGAAAGATATCATGGAAGATATTTATCAAAAGATTGCTGATGCCGATGCTGAATATGGTTTGAACAAGGATTATCAAGCTGGTGCAAATATTGCTGGATTTGAAAAAGTTGCTAAAGCTATGTTGGCTCAAGGATTAGTTTAGAATTCCGTCCTCCATAGCAA comes from Companilactobacillus pabuli and encodes:
- a CDS encoding DMT family transporter, with protein sequence MHWIYLIIAGLFEVVWATTMKLSHGFTKISFTIYTIIGLALSMFFLSIAIKRMPMSLAYPIWTGIGAVGSIIAGVIIFGDKLSPLTWVFVALLLISIIGIKITSGS
- a CDS encoding GNAT family N-acetyltransferase; this encodes MIRKMKDAELEKVSQIWLDSNLEAHDFIGKDFWFDNYSVVKKQFKTAEIYVYAEQEVRGFVGLQENYIAGIFVDKKYRNQGIGKRLLDFLKKNHQQLSLDVYDKNILAKQFYERNGFEFSIHSVEEKTGEKESWLVWKK
- the gdhA gene encoding NADP-specific glutamate dehydrogenase is translated as MADVETYIKDLKDSIIKRDPNQPEFQEAAFTVLDTLKPVLEKHPEYVKNNILGSLVEPERAIQFRVPWQDDEGNFHINRGFRVQFNSAIGPYKGGLRLHPSVNLSIVKFLGFEQILKNSLTGLPIGGGKGGSDFNPKGKSDSEIMRFCQSFMTELQKFIGPDLDVPAGDIGVGGREIGYLFGQYKRLNGFQGGILTGKGLQYGGSLARTEATGFGLIYFLNALIKDQKDTLKGKTVKISGAGNVAIYALQKAQENGAKVVTVSDSNGYVYDPNGIDLATVKQIKEVERGRIKEYADKISTAEYHEGSVWDLDINYDIALPCATQNEINEDQAKLMVKDGAKYIAEGANMPSNTDAIAVYKQNDIIYGPAKAANAGGVAVSALEMSQNSERLSWTFDDVDKQLKDIMEDIYQKIADADAEYGLNKDYQAGANIAGFEKVAKAMLAQGLV